From Paenarthrobacter sp. A20:
GGTTCTCGCTATAGACGATGAAGGCCACGAAGTCGTGGCCATCGGCAAGGGGCTGGGTCACGGACGACGAGCTGAGGACACCTTGGACGGTGCCGCCGTCGACCAGGTATTCATTGCCAGCGGCGACGCAAGCAGTGACCGACTCGCCCAATTCCTCTCTGACATTCCCTTGATCTACATCCGCGCAGCCGGCAAAGTAGCCGAACTGGCACAGGAACAACTCGGCCTCCGCATCAGCCAAAGCCTTATTCTCCCGTTGGCCGACCATCTCCACTTCGCCGCCCAGCGAATCCGGGAAGGCATCAGCGTGGAGTTCCCGCTGGGCTGGGAAGTCGCAATGCTCTACCCCAAGGAACTGGCCACTGGTCGGTCTGCGGTGCTGATCGCTAATAGTGCATTGGGAATCGAGCTTCAACCCGATGAAGCGGTGGCCCTGGCACTGCACTTCGTCAACTCCCAGTTCGCCGCTCCTGGACTAAACAAAACAGTCCAGATGACCGAAATCATCACCCAGATCTTCGACATCATCGACCACTCCTTTGGCATCAAGGTCGACCAGCAATCCATGAACGCCGCACGATTCGTCACGCACCTGCGCTACCTGTTCATTAGGGTCGCGTCCGGCAAACAAATCACAGAGCCCAGCACCGTGCTCTCTACTGCCATTGCCGAAACCCACCCTGAAGCATGGGGATGCGCAGCCAAGATCCAATTCCGCCTGCAGATGGGCCTCTCCGAAGTGCTCACGCAGGACGAAATCGCCTACCTTGCCCTGCACGTCGCCCGCCTCGTTGGTGATCTGACCGGCTGAGGCTCCGGCTGCCTCCCCGGTGGGCTCCGGACAACAGCTACCCGTCGGCGGACCTATTGCTCCACCATTGGGGTTCCGTTGATTCGCCCGATTTCGCCACGTTCAACGCTGAGCCTTCGGATCTCTACGGTGCGGTGGTCAACCCGGAACGCATTCGCGTGCTGGCCCCTGGGTAACCATTCCGTCTCCAAAGGCGCTGAGCAGACCGGAAGCCTCGGAAAGTATTCTTAGCCGTTGACGTAACCCATGTGCGTGGCGTTGTAGCGATCGCCATGGACTCCCAGGCTCCGGGCAAGGGCATCAAGGCCGGCTACTTCGTCAGCGCTGAGCCCCACGTGGGTAGCTTCGGCGTTCTCTTTGATGCGGGTGGTGCGTCGGGTGCCAGGAATGGGGACGATCCATGGCTGCTGGGCGAGCAACCATGCCAGTGCGATTTGGGCCGGCTCCACATCTTTCACCCTTGCCAGTTCGACGACCTGCGCGAGGAGGGCTTGGTTGGCCGCCAGGTTTTCGTCATTGAAGCGTGGGACCTGGTTGCGGATATCGCTGTCGGCGAAGCTGGTTGCCGGGGTCACCGTACCGGTGAGGAAGCCCTTACCCAAGGGGCTGAACGGTACGAGGCCGATACCGAGTTCGGCGAGCGTTGGAAGTACTTCGGCCTCGGGGTCCCGCGTCCACAGCGAGTACTCACTTTGCAGGGCGGTGACAGGCTGCACCGTGTGGGCGCGCCGGATCGTGGCGGCAGACGCCTCAGACAGTCCGAAGTGGCGGACTTTGCCCTCTGCGATCAGATCCCGGACGGTGCCGGCTACCTCCTCGATGGGGACCTGGGGGTCGACGCGGTGCTGATAGAACAGGTCGATAACGTCTGTTCGCAGGCGCTTGAGGGATTCTTCGGCGACGCGGCGGATCTGTTCGGGGCGGCTGTTCAGTCCGACGCTTTTGCCGCCTTGGATGTCCCAGCCGAACTTGGTGGCGATCACCACTTGGTCGCGGATCGGTTCCAGTGCCTCGCCGACGAGTTCTTCGTTCACGTAGGGGCCGTACACCTCGGCCGTATCGAAAAATGTGACGCCATGGTCCATGGCTGATCGAAGTACATCAATCATGTCTTGACGGCTCCCTGGATTCGGACCGTAGCTCTGGGACATGCCCATGGCACCCAGTCCGATAGCCGAGACCTCAAGGCCCTGTCCGAGAGTTCGTGTGTGCATGCTCATGCCTCCGTGGTTCCGTTGTTGTACTTGTTGCTGTATCGGTCGCTGGTTACGTGTTCGAGCGAAGTAGCGGTGGACAGGGTGGCTGCCCAGCTGGCAAGCAGCCGGAGGCGTTCCTGGCTCGGTGATCCAGGTTCGGCGGTGTAGATGAGCAATGACAGGCCTGGTTCGGCGGTCAGCTCCATGCCCTCGTAGGTCAAGGTCAACCCGCCCACTTCATGATGCTGGAAGTTTTTGGTGCCGGAGCCGTGCCGCCGGACATTGTGAGCCCCCCACCGGGTCCTGAACGCGTCACTTTGGGTTGAAAGCTCGCCGATCAGGTCGTGAAGGCGTTTGTCGTGAGGGTCGCGGCCCGCCTCGGTGCGCAGAATCGATACGGTCACGTCGGAGGCGGCTTCCCAGCCCGGGTAGAAAGTCTTGGCCCGTTCGTCGAGGAAGCAGAACCGTGCGAGGTTGCCTTGCCCCGGGCCGTCGAAGACGTGGTCGTAGAACACTCGACCCAGTGCGTTGGTGGCGAGAATGTCCATCCGGCCGTTCCGAACGAAAGCGGGGCCCTTCAGTGATCACGTCCAAGGCGCGTATCAGGCTTTCCCTCGCCACCCACTTCTGCGGTTTGCGCTTGCGCACGGGCTGGGCAGCGCCGTTGGCGACGCGTGACAGGTCGAACAGGTGTTCGCGTTCAGCGTCGTCCAGCTGGAGGGCTCCTGCCAGCGCGTCAAGGACCGCATCGGATACCCCCGCAAGGTTCCCACGCTCGATCTTGGAGTAGTACTCCACACTGACTGCGGCCAGAGTGGCAACCTCATTGCGCCTCAGGCCCGTCACGCGGCGGTGTCCCGCCACTGCCAGACCAGCCTGCTCGGGGGTGACCTTCGCACGGCGGGACATGAGAAAGTCTCGAACTTCATTCCGGTTGTCCACAACCCAAGGCTACGACGTCCAATCCAAGGGAGGGATGCCCTGCTGGTACGCCCCTTATCAGTGACTCCTAAAGGGGATCTATTTGAGGTCTCATTGGAACCTCGGGCTTCAGCGCGTGGGGGCGTTGGCGGCAAACCTCGCGTTGTCAGCGGCTGTAGGAATCTACGAAAGGAATGATGATGGTTGAGAACACAAGTACTGGCTGGACCGGGGGGCAGAATGCGTTTGGGGACTTCGCGCCCGGACTGGTCCACTACACCGACAAGGTTCTCTTCGACGAAGTATGGGAACGCGAAGGCCTGTCCAAAAGGGACCGCAGCCTGCTCACTGTGGCTGCGCTAACCGCAACAGGGAAGAGCGACCAACTCACGTTCCACCTCGACTACGCACGCCAGAACGGAGTGACAGAAGAAGAGCTGAAGGAAGCGATCCTCCACCTCTCGTTCTACACCGGCTGGCCCAACGGCATGAGTGCCATGGCCGTCGCCAAGAAGGTCTTCACTGAGGAAAACTAGAAACATTACATTGAGCAGGATTACAACGAACCGGCGTCTGCTTCGAACGAGCGCAGAGGGGCATTCCAGCTGGCGAGTATCCGCATGGCGTCTGACGTTGGGGAGCCGGGCGCCACGGTGTAGACCAGCATGACCAGGCCAGGGTCTGTGGAAAGTTCGAATGATTCATACCCGAATTCGAGGTCTCCGACCGTTGAGTGGGTGAGCATCTTGTGCCCGGACCGGTACCTGAAGACATCGTGCGAGGCCCACAATGAGCGGAATTCTTCACTCTGCGTTGAAAGCGTCCCGATGATTTCGATGAGCTCTTTGTCGTAGGGATCCCGGGCTGTTGCGGCATGAAGCAGCGCCACGACATTATGTTTCGCTGTGTCAAAATCGCGATGGAAGCGTGGGGCGCGGGAGTCCAGAAAAAGGTAGTGGGCGTAGTTGAAACGGTCACGGGATCCGTCATCGGGGAGGGAATACAGTGCCCGGCCGAGTCGGTTGGCCGCCAAACGGTCAAGTCGCGCGTTCTGTATGAACGCCGGGGCGTCGATGGAATCCAGAACGCTTTGAATCCCCGGCCTGACAGTAGTTCGATTTGAAGGTTTCCGGCGGGGCGGGCGCCGTTGCGTCATTCGGGTGAGATCAAGCAGATGGTCGCGCTCATCCTCATCCAGTTGCAGGGCGCGGGCGATGGCCTCGATAACCTCACGGGATGCGCCGGAGATTTTGCCCCGTTCGAGACGGGCGTAGTAGTCCACACTGACGCCGGCCAGGTGCGCGACTTCCTCGCGGCGAAGGCCGGGTACCCGGCGGGCTCCGCTGTACAGTGGCACGCCTGCCTGTTCGGGGGAGAGCTTGGCGCGCCGGGATGTCAGGAAGTTGCTGATCTCGGATTTGGAATCCATGTCTCCAAGGGTATGTCTTGTGCTGTGGGTGCTGGGAGGACCTGTCAGGTCCTCCCAGTGCTCATTGCTTCTCACCGGACGTTCTGCCGGAAACCGGGAATGCGTATCAGTACCATGCTGGTCCGTGGTTGACGTACGGAGCCTCAAGTTCCTGTGCTTCTTCGTCGCTAAGTGTCAGCGATAGCGCATCAGCGGCTTGCTGGAGGTGGTGTGGTTTGGTGGCGCCAACGATGGGCGCCGAGACAGCGGGATTTCGCAGCACCCACGCCAACGCGATTTGGGCCATGGTACCGCCGCGGGCGTCGGCCACAGCTTGGACAGCATTGATGACGGGTTCGTCGTAGTCGTTGTCGAAAGCCTGGACCACTTTGTCGGTGGTTGACCGGGTACTTTGTTCACCCACAGGGCGGGCGAGCCGACCTTTCCCGTTGGGAGAGTAAGGAACAAGCCCGACACCCATGTCAGCGCACATGGACATCAACTCGGGCTCGTCCTGGCGACGCAAGAGGTTGTACTGGTTCTGCATGGACACAAACGTTGTCCACCCGCCGCGTTCTGCGGCGTGCTGGAGCTTCGCGAACTGCCAGGCATACATGGAGGAAGCGCCGATGTAGCGGACTTTCCCGGACTTGATCACGTCGTGGAGAGCTTCCATGGTTTCTTCCACAGGGGTGTCATCGTCAAATCTGTGGATCTGATAGAGGTCGATGTAGTCCGTGCCGAGGCGGGTCAACGAGGCATCGACCTGCTCCAGGATGGCCTTGCGTGAGAGGCCTTCGCCGCCAGGGCCGTCGTGCATCCTTCCGCGAACCTTCGTGGCGAGGACCACGTCTTCACGCCGTGAATACTGTTTGATGGCGCGCCCGACGATCTCCTCGGAGGTGCCGGCCTGGTAAACGTTGGCAGTGTCCCAGAACGTGATTCCCAGCTCCAGTGCCTGACGGAAGAACGGCCCGGCCGCATCTTCGTTCAAGGACCATGGGTGGGAATTCTCCGTTGAAGGGTCACCGTAGCTCATGCAGCCAAGGGCAAGGCGGCTGATCTTCAGTCCGGTGTTGCCGAGTCGTGTGTATTCCATGACAAGTCCTGCTTTCAGCTCGGTGGGTTTGTCTCCTTCGAACCTAAGTGGGTTCCGCACTTCGAAACAGGACCTGTCAGACCATGTCTCAAGGGACCCTTCTCCGCTGTGGAGGAGTACGGGATTGTCAAAGGGGCGGTACATTGCCGCCCTTGACGTCTCATCAGCGACAAAAGGAGCACCAGACGAATGACGACATCCACAACGGCAGAACCGAAACAGCAGCGGCGGCTCCCGAGGGTCGTCCCGCTTCTTGCGGTGGGCACCTTTCTCATGATCACCACCGAGTACATGGTGGCCGGGCTCCTGCAGGAGATCGCCGGTGATCTGAACGTCAGTGTTGCCCACGTGGCACTCCTGATCACCGCCTTCGCAGTGGGCATGATCCTTGGTTCCCCGGTCATGGCATTGGCAACTCTGCGTTTGCCGCGGCGCGCGACACTCGTCCTGGCCTTGCTGGTCTTTGCGGCCGGCCACGTTCTGGCGGCACTCACCAGCGATTTTGGCATCGTTCTTCTCGCGCGTGTCATCACAGCCCTGGCGGCCGGGGCCTTCTGGTCCATTGCTTCTGTGATAGCCACCCAGGCGGCCGGGCCGGCCAACAGCTCCCGCGCGTTGGGTGTCATGATGAGCGGTGTAGGACCGGCCCCCGTCATCGCACGTTTTACCCCGGAGGACACGCACACCAGCGCACCGTCTGTACGTGCTGAAATTCGGGCCGTCGTGACCGGTCGCATGGTCGTTCTCGTCCTCGCCACCGTTTTTGCCACCGGAGGCTACATGACCGCCTTCAGTTACCCGTCTCCCGTGGCCACCGACCGTGGAGCCGTCCCACTCTGGGCGGTGCCGCTGCTCTTCGTTGTATTCGGCCTCGGCGCAGTGCTTGGCACCAACCTGGCCGGACGATTCGCAGACAAGCGTCCGGTCCGCACCTTCATCACAGCCACAGGAGCAACCGTGCTGTTGCTCGGCATGCTCATCCCACTCTCGGCAAATGCCGTAGCACTCTTCGTTCTCATGTTTCTACTGGGCATCGCCGGCATGGGCATACCGCCCGTCGCAACCGGCCTCGCGGCTACTTTCGCCCAGGGTGCACCGACTTTGGCGGCCGCAGTGGCGGTTGCCGCATTCAACGGCGGCACAGCCATCGGCACCTGGGCCGGTGCAACGGCGTTCGAATCGGCACTGGGAGTCCTCGGCCCCCTCGTCGTTGCAACCATCATGGCGTCCCTCGGGCTGCTGACGCTGCTGGTCTTCGCCCGAAGCAAGGCCATGACCCCGCTGAACCACAGAATCAGGCTCGACCTTTCTTCGTTGTTGCGCGGTCGAAATGGCTGAGGTTCGCCGCTTGGTGCAGGCGCCATGCAAACCATCCTCCCAAGAAGTGAACCGCCCGGGTAGTGTTTGCCCTAGCCGACAAAGGGGTCACCATGAGCTACAAATATCGAACTGTCCGGGTCCGCGGTACCGAGCTCGTTGGAACAATTGCCAGGAAGCACGGGGCTGCGGCTGAGATCTACGAAACATCCAAGGACCTGAGCACATCGGTTGTTCCGGTGTTCTTCGAGGCAACGGGTGAGATCCGCTTCTTCGATAGGTCAGCGCTGGAGGACGTGGTGGCGCCAGTCGGTTGACCGCCCTGCAGCTGGCAATAACGCCGGCCGCTTCGGTCTGCCCGGTGGTGTGGGTCATGAGGCTTCCTTCCCGGCGGTAACGCAGGAAAGGGCGGCAGAGACAGCCCGGTTGCGGGGCCGGGTTCTGGCAGGTACCCGTGGTGTCGCCTCGCGACGCTCGCCCACGGTATTTTCTATGGTTCCAACGCCCTCCACTGTCATCCGCACAACGTCCCCGGTCTTCAGCGGCGGGGGAGTCTTGGACCCGTTGCGTCCCCAGAGTTCGGCGAGGCATCCGCTGCCGCAGGTTCCGGATCCGAGAACGTCGCCGGGGCGCACTACCGAGTCCTGCGATGCGTACGCGACCAGTTCGGCGAATGGCCACCCCATGTTGGACAGCAGATCCTGGCCAATCTGTTCCCCGTTGACTTCCACGGCCATGGAGATCGGCAGGAAGCCTTCGTCGTCGTGCAGGTGGTCGAACTCGTCGGCGGTCACAATCCAAGGACCGAGCGTGTTGGCGAAGTCCTTGCCTTTGCAGGGGCCCAGGCTGACCTTCATCTCGCGACGTTGCAGGTCGCGAGCCGACCAGTCGTTGAGAATGGTGTAACCAAAGATGTGACGGTGGGCATCTGCCGCTGACAGGTTACTGCCGTCGCTTCCCGGGACATGTCCGACGACGGCAGCTACTTCGGTCTCGAAGTCCAGTTCGCTGCATCCCGCCGGAATGCCGATCACCTCGCCGGTGCCCGTCACGGTGTGCGGATTCGTGAAGTAGAACGTAGGTGCCTCATACCATTCGGCCACCACGCCCGCTACGCCATCGATGCTTTTCCGAACTCCCTCCACGTGTTCCTCGAACGCCACGAAGTCCCGGATGGTGGCCGGTTCCAGCGGTGCCAGCAACTGGACGTCCACGAGGGCGACCGAAGGTGCGCCGCGAAGCGTTTCCGCGGCAATCTCCAGAGTGGCGGCAAGCCCGGCACCCAACAGGTCATTCACGGTTTGTCCCTCCGGCAACTCGAAGCAACTGCCGTCATCCACGAACCCAGCGTGAGTGCCGCCGTCGTAAGTCCAGCGGGCGATCTTGACCATGTGTTCTTCCTTAGGCTGTGGGGCGGGCGGCGAGAGCTGCGGAGGCGGTGATGCCGAGGGCCGCGGCATTGCCGGCAAGAACTCTGGCGGCGTCGGCCGTGGGGAGCCCGGCTGCGTGGACATCGTCAACAGGTTGCTCCGAGCCCATGTCGAATGGGTAATCCGAGCCGAGCAGCACCTGCCCGGGGCCGACCGCCTCCACCAGGGCGCGGAGTTCGCGGGGGCTATGCACCAGGGAGTCGAAGAAGATCTTTCGAAGATACGTCGACGGCGGTTCGGCGCACCGCTTCGCCTCCGGCCGGACCCTCCACGCGTGGTCGGAACGTCCGATGGTCGTTGGAAGATAGCCCCCGCCATGGGCGGCCACAATCTTGAGGTTCGGGTGCCTGTCCAGGACTCCGCTGAAAATCAGGTGGGAGAGTGCGACGGCGTTCTCGGCAGGCTGGGAGACGGTATTAGCCAGGTAGAAGCGATCCAGTCGTTCGTCCAGGGAACAGCCGAACGGGTGGAGGAAGACAATGGCGCCCAGTTCTTCTGCCCGGCTCCAGAACGGCTCAAGCCGCGGATCGGAGAGCTCCACGGTGCTGCGTTCAGGGTCTGCCGGAGTGGCAGCAAAGGAGCCGATCTCCACACCAAGGAGTCCACCTTCGAGTACGGCATGTTCCAGGGTTTCGACCATGTGCTGCGGGTGCTGGAGGGGGACGAGGCCAAGGCCGTTGAGCCGCTCGGGTGCGCGGTCCACGAAACCGCGAACTGCATCATTTGCCTGCTTGGCGAGCTCCAAGGACAGCTTTTCGCCGGCAAAGTAGTAGAAGTGCGACGGCGAGGGCGAGACGAGCTGGACATCCACTCCTTGAGCGTCCATGTCCGCCAGACGACGATCCAAATCCGTGAGCTGAGGCCACCGTTCTTTGATCATGCGCCCCGATGCAGCGAGCGACTCCTGGCCGTTCCGCCGCATTTCCAAGGCCTGGAGGGCAGCGAAACCGTCAGCGTCGGCCTCCACCACACGTTGCTGGACAGCCGGAATCAGGATGTGGGCATGCACGTCGACCGTAGGTGCCGGCGCTTCGGAGGGACGGGTGCTCATGCGGGTTCCTTCAACATCGTGGAAAGCGAGTTCATGAGGCCGGGAACGTTGGCGTCGCGCACGCCATCCAGCATCCATTGGCCAAGCTGGACTGAGGCCTTGACGACGGCCGTAGCCCTCTCCAACCGGCGGTCGGTGAACTCCTTCCAGAGGGTTTCCGTGACGTGGTCGGCTGACATGAGAAGTTCGGCGAGCACCGCAGCGTCCTCGAAGGCCATGGCGGCGCCTTGGGCGACCGTCGGTGGGCAACTGTGGGCGGCGTCCCCGATGATCACAGTGCGCCCGCGGTTCCAGGGTCCATCCACCAAGTGCGTGGTGAACCAGGTGTAGTTGATGCGCGCGCTGTGGTTCAGATTGGCGCGGATCTCGTTCCACGGGCCGCCGTAGGCTGCCGCGAGTTCGGTCATGATGCGAGGACCGTCCTCGTGCTTGCGTTCTTGCGCCCTTTCTACAAGGTAGGCGTAGATGGAGTCGGGGCCGGTGGGGCAGTACCCGGCAATGAAGCAGGGGCCGCCGTAGGTGAGATCGGTCCGCACCACGTCCTCGGGGCGTTCCACGAAGGCCCGCCAGATGCCCATGCCGGTTGGTTGGGGTTCGACGTCGATGCCGATGGCCTTGCGGACTGCGGAATGAAGCCCATCGGCACCGATGAGGAGGTCGTAGCGGGAGCTGCCGCCGCCGGAGGTATGGACGGTGACGCTGTCGCCGTCGTCCTCTATGTCGGTGACCGTTTTGCCGTAGGTGATGCGGGTGCCCGCCTGCAAGGCGCGTTCACGCAGGATCGCAGTCAGGTCCGGGCGATACATTCCAAGCGTGGCTGGAAGATCGTCACCACCGGTCCGGATGTCTTCCAACACGGCCATGACACTTCCGGCCGGATCGGGGGCGCGCAGGCCCAGGGTACTGAACGGGTAGCCTTTCGCTTCCACCTGCTCCCAGACGCCGAGTTCGCGCAGGATCCTCAGGGCATTGCCCTGCAAGGTGATGCCCGAACCCAGCGTCTGCGGCTCGGCGGCTTTCTCCAGAATCTCGACGTCGACGCCCGCGTCGGCGAGGAGGATGGCGGCGGTCAGTCCCGCAGCTCCCGCTCCGACGATTCCAACCTTTTGTACTGCTGCCATCTTTGACTCCTTTGTGGTGACGGCGTTACTGCCTATTGTGCTGCTGTCTGTAGCTCCGGGACCTTCATTGGTCCTCAACCTGACAACTGGACCTGTTACCGGACGGCGATGGGATTGACCGGTGAACCGACAGCCCCGGTGATGGGCAGTGGGGCGGCGGTGAGCATGAAGTCGTACTTGCCGTCGGCAGCACATGCTGCGGCCAATGCATCCGGATCCCACATTTCACCCAGGAACAACCCCAGGTTGGGGATGGCGATCTGGTGAAGCGGCTGGAAAGCGCCCTCGAACTCATTGGGCCGGACCTCGAAGCCCCAGGTGTCCGTGGCGATTCCCGCGATCTCCGAGGCATGCAGCCACGCCGCCGTAGTGAAGGACAGCCCCGGAGCGGAACCGCCGGCATAGTCGCCCCAGCCTTCACGGCGGACCCGGGCGTATTGCCCGGTCCGGATCACCACGATGTCTCCGCGGCGAACGGTGGAGCTGGGGCCCTGACGTTCGATGGTGCGCTCCAAGTGCTCCGGGGTGATGGCAAATCCATCCGGCAGCTCCCCGACATCGCGGCCCAGCTCCGGGCCGAGTGCACGGCCGACGTCGAGCAGCACGCCGCGGGTCACGATCTTGGCCGCGGCGGTCTCGATTCCGGTGACGAGGTCGCCCTCCGAGGTCACGACGTCCCCAGCGGCACGGCCGTTCCAGGCTTTGCCCCGGTCGAAGATGTGTCCCAGCCCGTCCCATTGCGTGGAGCACTGCAAGGGCATGGCGATGACGTCATCAGCCCCGCCGAAACCGTGCGGGAATCCCTGGTTGCCTCGTTCCGCGTCCACGCCGGTGTCCGTCATGGTGTGCACCGGATTGGTCCGGCGACGCCACCCCTTCTGCGGGCCGTTGGTGTCGAACGGTTGCGACAAGGAGAACGCCTCGCCCGTGGTCACCAAGGAAGCTGCTTCCACACGCTTGGCGTTGTCAATGTAGTTGAGCGTTCCTAGAACGTCGTCTTCGCCCCAGCGTCCCCAGTTGTTGTATGTTTCAGCAGCCGCAGCAATGCTGGCCAGCGGATCGGAGCGCTGGATCAGGGAAGCGTTCGCTGCTTCAGTGGTCACTGTTCGTCCTTGCAGTGGATGAGTTGGGTTCCGAGTCCGGTGATGGTGCCTTCCATGACGTCGCCATCCTGGAGGAGCCTGCCCCAGTGCTGTCCGTTGCCCGCGGGGCTGCCGGTCAGGACCAAGTCACCGGGCTTCAGGGGCATGATCTGCGATGCTTCACTGACAAGCTTGGCGACACCGAAAATCATGTCCTGAGTCGATTCGTCCTGCATGGCCTTGCCATTGAGCTTCAGCGTGACCTGGACATCCTGCGGGTCACCAAAGAACTTGGTAGGCACCAGCAGGGGACCGGTGGGCAGGAAACCCGGTGCATTCTTGGCGCGGTACCAGTCCGAACCAATGGCGGGCATGTCCTTGCGGAACACATATTCGCGCGTAGTGATGTCGTTGACCATGGTGTACCCAAAGACATATTCAAGGGCCTCTTCGGGGCTGACACGGAAGGCTTCCTTGCCGATCACCGCGGCGAGTTCCAGTTCCCAGTCGTGGGATTTGCTGTAGCCCGGCAGGGTGAGATCGTCCGTGGCGGACGCGATCGCCGTCGGGAGGCCGATGAAGAAGTACGGCGTTCCCTGCCCAGCACGCTCATCCATCATGGCAGCGGTCTTGGCGCGCACCTCTTCTGCGTCCTGGCCGGCGTCGCGATGTGCCACCGCAAGGTCAATCACATGCTTGCGGTAGTTGGCGCCGGTCTGCAGGACCTGCGCCGGTTCAACCGGGGCAAGGACCTCGACGCCGGACAGCGGCAGGCCTGCTTCGGCGCCAACTGTTGCGGCCAGTTGGTCGAGCTCGCCTGCGGTGGTTTCCCAGTGCTGGATCAGGGAGTTGATGTCACTGTCCAGGGGCAGGACGCGGTCACCGACCAGCAAACCAGCCCGCGGTTTACCTGAACCTGGTTCCTGGAAGCGGACCAGTGCATAGTGTGCCTGCGTCATTAGCCCCGGCCCTGCTTTGCGTAGGGGTTCAGGAGTGCTTCCTTCATTTCAGCGGAAGCGCCTTCCTCTGTGGCAGTGAAACCTTCGGCGGGCGGGAAGGACTCGGTCATGGAGTGCGGCATGGCGCCGTTCTTGTAGAAGTTGTTGGATCCTTCAGAAGGCTTCCAGGTATTGGCGTCCCAGTCCGGGACGTAATTGCGGTAGCCGCCGGAGTTCAGTTCCACGCGCAGGCCGGAGGGGTCACGGAAGTAGAGGAAGTTCTGCTCGCCCACGCCGTGGATGGACGGGCCGTATTCCATGGGGGTGCCGTTTTCCATCATCACGTCGGCGGTGCGGAGCAGGTCCTCGGTGGCGTCCACCCAGAAGGCGATGTGGTTGACGCGGCCGGCGCGGTTGGAGGTGTCCAGGACGACGCCGAGGTCGTGGGACTTCTCGTTGGTGGTGAGCACGGAGAAGACGGTGATGGGTGCTTCATCCAGGTCCACGAAGGCCATGACGCGGAAGCCCAGGGCTTCGTTGTACCACTTGGCAAAGCCCCGGACGTCGGAGGAAGCGACCGTGACGTGGTCCAGGAACCGGGGTGCGGCGGCGTGGCTGCTGCGGCGCTCGGGACGGTCCGGGTAGGTGGATTCGAAGCCGGGCTCGGCGACGAACTTCTCCACGTCATAGAACAGGCGCATGTGGTGGCCGTAAGGGCCGGTGAATTCGTAGGCCTTGCCGAAGCCGTGGCCACCGGCAGTCCAGCTGCCCTGCACGCCGGTTGCTTCAACACGGGCTGCTGCGGCTTCCAGCGCGGACTGGGAGTTTGTGCGCCACGCCATCCGACCCAAGGATGCTTCGGGGCCTTCGGTGATGACCAGGCTGTAACGGTAGTAATCGCCCCAGCACCGCAAGTAGACGTTGCCATCCAC
This genomic window contains:
- a CDS encoding PRD domain-containing protein — protein: MRVKRVLNNNSVLAIDDEGHEVVAIGKGLGHGRRAEDTLDGAAVDQVFIASGDASSDRLAQFLSDIPLIYIRAAGKVAELAQEQLGLRISQSLILPLADHLHFAAQRIREGISVEFPLGWEVAMLYPKELATGRSAVLIANSALGIELQPDEAVALALHFVNSQFAAPGLNKTVQMTEIITQIFDIIDHSFGIKVDQQSMNAARFVTHLRYLFIRVASGKQITEPSTVLSTAIAETHPEAWGCAAKIQFRLQMGLSEVLTQDEIAYLALHVARLVGDLTG
- a CDS encoding aldo/keto reductase, which produces MHTRTLGQGLEVSAIGLGAMGMSQSYGPNPGSRQDMIDVLRSAMDHGVTFFDTAEVYGPYVNEELVGEALEPIRDQVVIATKFGWDIQGGKSVGLNSRPEQIRRVAEESLKRLRTDVIDLFYQHRVDPQVPIEEVAGTVRDLIAEGKVRHFGLSEASAATIRRAHTVQPVTALQSEYSLWTRDPEAEVLPTLAELGIGLVPFSPLGKGFLTGTVTPATSFADSDIRNQVPRFNDENLAANQALLAQVVELARVKDVEPAQIALAWLLAQQPWIVPIPGTRRTTRIKENAEATHVGLSADEVAGLDALARSLGVHGDRYNATHMGYVNG
- a CDS encoding carboxymuconolactone decarboxylase family protein, translating into MVENTSTGWTGGQNAFGDFAPGLVHYTDKVLFDEVWEREGLSKRDRSLLTVAALTATGKSDQLTFHLDYARQNGVTEEELKEAILHLSFYTGWPNGMSAMAVAKKVFTEEN
- a CDS encoding helix-turn-helix transcriptional regulator; translated protein: MDSKSEISNFLTSRRAKLSPEQAGVPLYSGARRVPGLRREEVAHLAGVSVDYYARLERGKISGASREVIEAIARALQLDEDERDHLLDLTRMTQRRPPRRKPSNRTTVRPGIQSVLDSIDAPAFIQNARLDRLAANRLGRALYSLPDDGSRDRFNYAHYLFLDSRAPRFHRDFDTAKHNVVALLHAATARDPYDKELIEIIGTLSTQSEEFRSLWASHDVFRYRSGHKMLTHSTVGDLEFGYESFELSTDPGLVMLVYTVAPGSPTSDAMRILASWNAPLRSFEADAGSL
- a CDS encoding aldo/keto reductase, which gives rise to MEYTRLGNTGLKISRLALGCMSYGDPSTENSHPWSLNEDAAGPFFRQALELGITFWDTANVYQAGTSEEIVGRAIKQYSRREDVVLATKVRGRMHDGPGGEGLSRKAILEQVDASLTRLGTDYIDLYQIHRFDDDTPVEETMEALHDVIKSGKVRYIGASSMYAWQFAKLQHAAERGGWTTFVSMQNQYNLLRRQDEPELMSMCADMGVGLVPYSPNGKGRLARPVGEQSTRSTTDKVVQAFDNDYDEPVINAVQAVADARGGTMAQIALAWVLRNPAVSAPIVGATKPHHLQQAADALSLTLSDEEAQELEAPYVNHGPAWY
- a CDS encoding MFS transporter encodes the protein MTTSTTAEPKQQRRLPRVVPLLAVGTFLMITTEYMVAGLLQEIAGDLNVSVAHVALLITAFAVGMILGSPVMALATLRLPRRATLVLALLVFAAGHVLAALTSDFGIVLLARVITALAAGAFWSIASVIATQAAGPANSSRALGVMMSGVGPAPVIARFTPEDTHTSAPSVRAEIRAVVTGRMVVLVLATVFATGGYMTAFSYPSPVATDRGAVPLWAVPLLFVVFGLGAVLGTNLAGRFADKRPVRTFITATGATVLLLGMLIPLSANAVALFVLMFLLGIAGMGIPPVATGLAATFAQGAPTLAAAVAVAAFNGGTAIGTWAGATAFESALGVLGPLVVATIMASLGLLTLLVFARSKAMTPLNHRIRLDLSSLLRGRNG
- a CDS encoding fumarylacetoacetate hydrolase family protein, producing MVKIARWTYDGGTHAGFVDDGSCFELPEGQTVNDLLGAGLAATLEIAAETLRGAPSVALVDVQLLAPLEPATIRDFVAFEEHVEGVRKSIDGVAGVVAEWYEAPTFYFTNPHTVTGTGEVIGIPAGCSELDFETEVAAVVGHVPGSDGSNLSAADAHRHIFGYTILNDWSARDLQRREMKVSLGPCKGKDFANTLGPWIVTADEFDHLHDDEGFLPISMAVEVNGEQIGQDLLSNMGWPFAELVAYASQDSVVRPGDVLGSGTCGSGCLAELWGRNGSKTPPPLKTGDVVRMTVEGVGTIENTVGERREATPRVPARTRPRNRAVSAALSCVTAGKEAS